CGGAAGTCCACCCCGTTCGCCGCACAGCTGGCCGCGGAGAACGCCGCGCGCAAGGCCCAGGAGCACGGGGTGCGCAAGGTCGACGTGTTCGTCAAGGGTCCGGGCTCGGGCCGCGAGACCGCGATCCGTTCGCTGCAGGCCGCTGGCCTGGAGGTCGGCGCGATCTCCGACGTCACACCGCAGCCGCACAACGGTGTCCGCCCGCCCAAGCGTCGGCGCGTCTAGGTCTAGGAGGACATACCAATGGCTCGTTACACCGGACCCGTCACTCGCAAGTCGCGCCGCCTGGGCACCGACCTCGTCGGCGGCGACCAATCGTTCGAGAAGCGTCCCTACCCACCCGGTCAGCACGGCCGCGCCCGGGTCAAGGAGAGTGAATACCGGCAGCAGCTGCAGGAGAAGCAGAAGGCACGCTTCACCTACGGCGTGATGGAGAAGCAGTTCCGCCGCTACTACGAAGAGGCCGTGCGGCACTCCGGCAAGACCGGTGAGGAATTGCTGCGCATCCTCGAGAGTCGCCTGGACAACGTCGTCTACCGTGCCGGGCTGGCCCGGACCCGGCGGATGGCGCGTCAGCTGGTCACCCACGGTCACTTCACCGTCAACGGCGTGCGCGTCGACGTCCCCAGCTACCGGGTGTCGCAGTACGACATCATCGACGTACGGGACCAGTCGCTGAACACGGTGCCTTTCCAGATCGCGCGGGAGACCGCGGGTGACCGCCCGATTCCGAGCTGGTTGCAGGTGGTGGGGGAGCGGCAGCGCATCCTGATTCACCAGCTGCCCGAGCGCGCACAGATCGACGTCCCGCTCACCGAGCAGCTGATCGTCGAGTACTACTCGAAGTAAAGATGGAACGTCTGTTCCGGTGTCCCGCCGGGATGGAACCTAACGGCATCAAATAGCGGGTGCCGAGAAGGAGAAGAAGAAACACATGCTGATCTCTCAGCGCCCCACACTGTCCGAGGACATCCTCACCGACAACCGGTCTCAGTTCGTCATCGAACCGCTCGAGCCTGGATTCGGTTACACCCTTGGCAATTCCCTGCGCCGCACGCTGCTGTCGTCGATTCCCGGCGCGGCCGTCACCAGCATCCGCATCGACGGCGTGCTGCACGAGTTCACCACCGTGCCCGGGGTCAAGGAAGACGTCACCGACATCATCCTCAACCTCAAGGGCCTGGTCGTGTCCTCCGAGGAGGACGAGCCGGTCACCATGTACCTGCGTAAGCAGGGACCCGGTGAGGTCACCGCGGGCGACATTGTTCCGCCGGCCGGTGTCACGGTGCACAACCCCTCGATGCACATCGCCACGCTGAACGACAAGGGCAAGCTCGAGGTCGAGCTCGTCGTCGAGCGCGGCCGTGGCTACGTCCCGGCAGTGCAGAACCGGGCCTCGGGTGCCGAAATCGGCCGCATCCCAGTCGATTCCATCTACTCGCCGGTTCTCAAGGTGACCTACAAAGTGGACGCCACCCGTGTCGAGCAGCGCACCGACTTCGACAAGCTGATCCTCGACGTCGAGACCAAGAGTTCGATCACACCCCGCGACGCGCTGGCTTCGGCCGGTAAAACGCTGGTCGAATTGTTCGGTCTGGCACGGGAACTCAACGTCGAAGCCGAGGGCATCGAGATCGGGCCGTCGCCGGCCGAGGCAGACCACATCGCCTCGTTCGCGCTGCCGATCGACGACCTGGACCTGACCGTGCGGTCCTACAACTGCCTCAAGCGCGAGGGCGTGCACACCGTCGGCGAACTGGTCTCGCGTACCGAGTCCGACCTGCTCGACATCCGCAACTTCGGTCAGAAGTCCATCGACGAGGTAAAGGTTAAGCTGCACCAGCTGGGCCTGTCGCTCAAGGACAGCCCGCCCAGCTTCGATCCGTCCGAGGTCGCCGGCTACGACGTCGCCACCGGCACCTGGTCCACCGAGGGCGCTTACGACGACCAGGACTACGCCGAAACCGAACAGCTGTAAAGCCTTTCCGTCCCGGTCCTACCTGATACGGGGGCCGGCCCCACATAGGAGAAGTCGCAATGCCCAAGCCCACCAAGGGTCCTCGCCTCGGCGGGTCGTCTTCGCACCAGAAGGCGATTTTGGCCAACCTGGCCACGTCGTTGTTCGAGCACGGCCGGATCAAGACCACCGAGCCCAAGGCGCGGGCGTTGCGGCCCTACGCGGAGAAGCTGATCACTCACGCCAAGAAGGGCACGCTGCACAACCGGCGTGAGGTGCTCAAGAAGATCCGCGACAAGGATGTGGTGCACACCCTGTTCGCCGAGATCGGGCCTTTCTTCTCCGATCGCGACGGTGGCTACACCCGCATCATCAAGGTTGAGCCGCGTAAGGGCGACAACGCCCCGATGGCGGTGATCGAGCTGGTGCGGGAGAAGACGGTGACCGCCGAGGCTGACCGGGCCCGCCGGGTTGCCGCGCAGCAGGCGAAGAACAAGACGGACGCCCCGGCGGCGGCCACCGAAGCGGCCGCCGCGGCGCCGCAGGCTGCGGTCGAGCCGGAGGCCGTCGACGAATCGGCCGCCGCCGACCAAACCGGCGAACAGGCCGCCCCAGAGGCGGCCGCGGCAGCACCGCAGGCGAGTGACGACGAGGCGCAAGAGGCCCCCGAGAAATAGTTCCGTGCCCGGCCCTGTGGTCCGTCTGCGGCTCGACATCGCCTACGACGGAACAGATTTCGCGGGCTGGGCGGCGCAAGCAGAACAGCGCACGGTCGCCGGCGTCCTCGACGAGGCGCTGGCGACCGTGTTCCGCTGTCCGGTGCAGGTGCGGGCGGCGGGACGCACCGACGCCGGCGTGCATGCCACCGGGCAGGTGGCCCATGTCGACGTGCCCGTCGACGCCGTACCCAACGCCTACTCGCGAAATGCACGCCCGGAGGACCCGGAATTTCTGTCTCTTGTCCGCCGGCTCGCAAAATTCCTGCCCGCCGATGTCAGGGTGCTCGACATTGCCCGTGCGCCGGCGGGTTTCGACGCACGGTTCTCGGCGCTACGCCGCCACTATGCTTACCGGCTATCAACGGCGCCCCACGGTGTGCTGCCCCAACAGGCGCGTTTCGTCACCGCTTGGCCGCGCGCGCTAGACCTCGACGCGATGACCGCCGCATCGCAACCGATGTTGGGATTGCACGACTTCGCGGCGTTCTGCCGCCATCGCGAAGGCGCCACCACCATCCGCGAGCTGCAGCGACTGGATTGGTCGCGGGACGAGGACCTGATCACCGCACAGGTCAGCGCCGACGCGTTCTGCTGGTCGATGGTGCGTTCGCTGGTGGGGGCGCTGCTGGCCGTCGGCGAGCACCGGCGCACGCCCGAGTGGTGTGTTGAATTACTTTCCGCGACAAGCAGATCCAGTGATTTCGCGGCCGCTCCACCGCAGGGGCTGACGCTGGTGGCGGTGGATTACCCGCCGGACGACCAGCTGACCGCCCGCAACCTGATCACCCGCGACATCCGGTCAAGGGGCTAGGGCTTTAGAGCTTGCCCGCCACGAAGCTGGCGGCCTGATCCACCAGGCCGGAACCGATGTACGACGGCTGCAGATGCGATGGCCAGTTTGTGCCCTTGCCGCAGATGGGGTCGCCCTGTGCGCATTGGTCGATCGTCTTGCCCGCGAAGGCTGGGGCCACTCCCCGGGTGCCGTTGCCGAACAACGCCACCGCCGCGACGTGCTGATCCGCCCCTGCGGGAATGCGGCCCCACGTCGCCAGGTCGGCCACCTCGGCGCCCAGGGAGTAACCGCCGAGCACCTGACGGGTGGTCGGGCAGCTTTTCGCCATGGACTGGACGTGCTGGCTCATGTCGTTGGCACCGCTGTCGACGCTGATGTTGGCCGGATAATTAACCCCGTATACCCCGATCGACAGACTCGTCTTGCCTCGCAGCGAACTCACCAGAGCGTCCCCGACAGCACCGACCCCCGGAGGTTCCTCCCGCCCGCGGGCGAACACCACCTCGACTCCCGGGCACGACACTGCCACTGAGGGCGCCGCGGCGATCACCGAGGCGAACGAGAGCAACGGGAAGGCCGCAAAGGCGATCAATCGAGCAAACGAATCGAGCTTCATGATCCGATGTTACGGATCGACGCGGAATTGGCCAGCAGACCTAAACTGCGGGCCTAGACAACGGGCACCGAGGTCGCCGCGACCGGGACACCAGGCGACTGCGGAACCGAACCGGGCGACTGCGGAACCGAACCGGGCGACCCGGGTGCCCCCGGCGTCTGGGGTGTCAGAGGAACCGAGCCCGGTGCCTGCGGGATCTGCGGAGCCTGCGGACTTTCAGGCACCGACCCCGGCAACTGCGGCGAATATCCGGGGATCTGCCCGGGCATGTGCGGCGTCGCGCCGGCCATCAGTTTCTGGGCGACGAACGTTGCCCCGAGCGTGGTGTAGGTGGGGACGTAGCCTTCGGTGTGCCCGCTCCACTCGTTGCCCGAACCGGCGTGGCAGATCGGGTCCATCGGATTGCAGTAGTCGACCGCCTTGGCGCCGAGCAGCGCGCTCTGGGTTGGCAGGGATCCGCCGGCACGGTCGGCGACATCGCCGAACGTGACCACGGCGACGACGTTGTTGGCGTACTGCGGCGGCAACGAAGTGCCCCAGTTGATGCCGCCGATCGGGACACCGGCGACGATGTCCATCACCGACGCGCCCTGCGAGTACCCACCCAGCACGATCTTGGTGTTGGGGCAGGACGACACCGTGGCCTTGACGTGGGAAATTACGTCGTTGGCCCCGTCGCCGCCATGCAACTGCAACTTGCTGGCTGCGTAGTTGACCCCGTAAGTCCCGATGGTCAGGCCGCTGGTTTGCGAGCGGAGTGAGTCGACGAAGGCGTCGCCCACCCGGCCCATGCCCGCCGGTTCGTTGGTGCCGCGAGCGAAAACCACCTCGGCGTCCGGGCAATCGGCGGCTGACGCGACCGGTACAGATGCGTCCGGGCTCAACACGACTGCGCCTGCCAATGCGGCGGCAAAAGCTAAGGTACCGGTGCCGACCCGACCGGCCATCCGGATGAAATGCAGAGACACGTCAAAATTTTACCCGCCGCGGGGCCTGGCAAAACCCCCGTAGCTGTGGATAAACGTTGAATCCCGACCTCGGCGACGCCCTACCGTAGGGGTGGTTCGGTCAATTTTCAGGAGATTCAAGTGCCGCGCCAATCGTCTACCTGGTTACATACCAGCGGCCACCGGTTCCTGCTGCGACGCATTGAGAGCGCATTGCTGGGCGAGGATCCCGGGTTGGTCAGCAGGCCTCCGCGCGCGCACGCGAGAGCGCTGGTACTCGGATGCCTATCGTCGATAGCGTTGCTGCTGGGATGTGTGTCCCTGGCTTTGCTGCGGCCGCAGCCCGACCTCGGGGACGCCCGGCTGTTGCTGGGGCGGCAATCCGGCGCCTTGTACGTGCGGCTCGGCGACACGTGGCATCCAGTGCTGAATCTAGCCTCGGCGCGGCTGATCCTGGCGGATGCGGCCAACCCGGTGCCGGTTCGCGACTCTGAATTGGGGCACACCAAACGTGGTGCGCTGCTGGGGATTCCGGGTGCTCCGCAACTCGTCGCGCCACCGTTGCCAGAGCAGGAGTCAAAGTGGACGATCTGTGACAGTGATCGTGAACCGGGGACCACGGTGATCGTGGGAACCGCGGCTGATGCATCCGTGCGTCGTCTGGACTCAGAACGGGCCGCCTTGGTCACGGCGGGCCCGGGTTCGCCGACTTTCCTGCTCTACCGTGGAATGCGGGCGGTGGTGGATCTTTCCGATCCGGCCATCCGTCATGTCCTAGGGCTGGCGGACCCGGTGCCGCAAGTTATCTCGCGGTCGTTGCTGAATGCCATTCCCGAGGCGCCACCCGTCGCCGCGCCGCGCATCCAGGGTGCGGGGGCACCGGCGCGCTGGCTGCCCGGATGGCGGATCGGCAGTGTGCTGCGAATCACACCGACTTCGGGTGACGAATATTACGTCGTGCTTGGCGGCGGAGTGCAGCGGATCGGCCGCTTCACCGCCGATTTGCTGCGCTTCGTCGACTCGCGCGGTGCCGCTGCGCCGGTTGTCGTCGCGCCCGACGTCATCCGCGCCGTTCCGCTCGTGGACACCTTGCCCGTCGGAGGCCTTCCTGAGCAGGCGCCAAGCGAGTTCTCGACCGATACGACGGTGTGTGCGACCTGGACGTCCCGACAGTCGGAGCCCGCCGACATCGCGTTGCTGACTGGCGTCGGGCCGGGGGCCGGGCAGTTGGTGCGCCTGGCGCAGTCCGACGGCCGCGGTCCCGCCGTCGACGCCGTGCACCTCGCGCCGGGACGGAGCGTCTACGTGACTGCGCACAGCCTCACCGGAGGCCTTGCCCGCGTCGCGACCCGCTTTCTCGTCACCGACACCGGAGTGCGGTTCGCCGTCCACGACGACGAAGCCGCCCGTGCCCTCGGATTGCCGGCCACGGCTACCTCCGCGCCGTGGCCAATGCTGGCCGCATTGCCGTGTGGACCGGAATTGAGTCGGGAGCAGGCCTCAGTCTCCCGCGACACCGTCGTTGCGGGAGTGCGCTGAGCGCTTGCCCCGCAGCGTGGCGGAGCAGACCGCGAGCAGCATCAGCAGGCAGATCGCCGCGCCCCCGAACGCGGTGCCCCCGGACCTCTCGACCGCCGGGTCGCGCCGTCCGGCAGGCGGCGCCGCGATCGCGGCGGATGTGGGCTGCGAATGACTTTCCGGCGCGTTGGCATCCGTGGCGATCGCGGCTAGCGCGTCGACGGTGCCGTGGCCGACCCGCGGATCCCAGCCCCCAGAGGGATGGTGAGCGGTGGCCTCGATGCGCTGCATCACCTCACGCGCGGTCATGGCCGGGAACCGGGCCCGGATGAGCGCGGCCACTCCGCTGACAATCGGTGCGGCGTAACTGGTTCCAGATAGCGGCGCCGAATGCCCGTCGGAATTCACCGTTCCGTCGTTGACGGGACTCAGCGAGGTCACTTCTTCGCCGGTCGCCGCGACGTCCACCCACGGGCCCGCCAACGTGAACGACGAAGGCGCACCACGGGAATTCACCGAACCGACCGTCAGAACGTAGTCGTCGTACCACGGCGGACTGACCACGACCGACACGGTCTCCGGGGTGACGCTGGGTGCCTGGGGCGGGCACTGGGCAGAGCCGCCGGTGTTGCCGGCCGCAGCCACCACGACGATGTTCTTGACGTCGACCGCATAGGCCAAGGCGGCGCCGAGGGGCCGGTCATCGAGATTGTCGGTGACGGCGACGCAGGCGACTGTCGAGATATTGATCACGGTAGCGCCGAGATCGGCCGCGGTACGCACCGCCTTGGCCAGGGTTTGGACGTCGCCGACGCCCCCGCCGGCGCCGGCCCGCCCGTATTTGGCGCTGGATTGCCGGATGCTGATCAACGTGACGTCGGGCGCCACCCCACCGAACTTATCGACGGTGGGATCTGTTGTGGCAGCTATGATTCCGGCTACCAGCGTCCCGTGTGCGTCACAGTCCTGGGCGCCGTCACCGGTGGACACATAGTCGCCACCGGCCACCAGATTCTTCAGCCGCGGGTGTCGCCGCACGCCCGTGTCGATCACCGCGACCCGTTGCCCGGCGCCGCGGGTGAACTGCCAGATCCGCGGCAAGTCGAGGTCGGCGAGTTGTGCCGGCGGCCCGGTGTTGGCCGGGTCGTTTGTGGCCGCGGCGCACACCTCGCGTTGCACGGTGCGCTGCGCGGGTGCCGGCGAGGTGGCAGCGGGCAGCATTCTTTCGTCGACTGGCGGCGGTGTGACCGCGCCTGCCGGCACAGCTGTGCACATAGCCGCCAGACATACCGCCACGGACAGGCGCACCGTTCCAGGCCACGTCACGGCTGTAGATTCAGGTCTCGGATTGCGCTGAACGCCCCGCACGTCCAGCATGCCAGCGGTACCGCAGCAGCCAGCGCGATGCAGCCCACCGCGTCGACGCCACGACGTGCCACGGGTGAGGGCGCCAATGCAGGAGCGACGAAGCCCACGTACATTGCGGCGGCAGCCAGCGCAGCGGTGAGTGCGGCGAACCACGGGCCGTATCGCGGCGCTGCGGACGCGGCGATGGCCAATGTTGTGGTGATGGAAGCTATTCCGATCGCGGAAAACACGATGGCTCTTCTGGCGTCGGTCCGCACGTGCAACAGCAGTATGCCGCCGGTCAGCGCGGCCAGCGGGATGGCGCGATGCGCAGTGAATGCGGAGCCGGCGGCGCTCAGGGCCGCAACCGCCGCGAAGCCGGCGCGCAGGCTGGTCAACCTTTTGTCGGCGCGGCGCGTTCGGGCACTCAGTTCTTCTTCGCGCAGCGCCCGGGTGGGTGACAGGCCGGACAGCAACATCGCCGTCCGCGGCGCCACCTCGATCAGGCCAAGACACGCCAGCGTGGTCATCGACCCCACCACGTAGAGTCGGGCCCCGGTGAGCGCCGCAGCCAGCGCGGCCACCGCTATGACGGTGGCCGCGAGCGCCAATGCAGTCAATGTGATTGCACCGCAATGCGCTACGCGTATCGCCAGCACCGCCGCGGCGGCCGTTGCCGTTGCCGCCAGTAATACGTGGGGCGCATGCGGGACGCCGGGCACCGCGAGCAGACCGGCGACGGCGGCGAACGTCACCGCAACGATCGCGAGTGTCAGCCTGGCTGTTGGACCGCGAAACGCATTGTGCGACAGAGTGGAAGCAGTCAGCGCGGCCGCAGCGACCGCTACTGCGGCGAGGACGGTGGGCGCCGGCTGCGTCCTGACGATGAACGCATTTCGGGCGATGACCAGCGCACCGGTGGCGGCGAATGCGACGGCGGCGAGCGCACCGGGGGTGCTGCGGATTGGCAGGGAAGTAGTGGCCGGTGCAAGGCTGGCCGCTACCACCTGTGCGGCATCGTCGTGACGAGAAGCCGGCGGTTGAGCGTCCTGTTGGGTTAGGACCAGGACAGTGCCGTCGCGGATACCGTTTTGTGCCAGTGTCGTCGAACTCGGCAGCGCGGCGCAACCAACGCGCGATAGCCGGTGGCGCGCCTGCTCTGCACCGCCCAGCAGATCGAGGATCGACGGGATGAGTTCGGCGACGGGCATGGTGGCGGGCAGTGACAGATCGGTGTTGGTGCCCCTGCAGTGAACGGTGACACGACAAGCTGATTCGCTCATCACTGGGATGTTATCCAGGTCGCGGTCGAACGACTTTCGGCTATCCACAGACGACTTGCCGCAAGCCGTGTCGTTACCTAGCGTCGTCGAACTGTGCGTGCGGTGATCGAAATCGCCCCGCCCCCAGAGGTGCCGCGCTCGGGGGCGTCGAACCCGATGGTGTTGCTGCTGCCGTTGGTGATGTCGGCCGCGATGCTCGGCGTGACTATCGCGGCGTTCTGTACCGGGTCACCGATGGCGCACCAGCCCACCTTTCTTGCGTTTCCGGCACTGATGTCGGTGTCGATGGCGGTCACGGCGCTCACCGGACGCGGCCGCCGGCGGGGCGCGGCCCTCAACGCCGATCGCGCGCGCTACTTCAGCTACCTGAGCGAACTGCGTCGTGAGATCACCGAACATGCCATGGAGCAACGTGATTCGATGATGCGTAGGCATCCCGACCCCGACGTCTTGTGGACTCTGGTCGGTAGTACACGCATGTGGGAACAGAGACCGGACGGCCCGGCTAGTTGGGTGGTGCGGATCGGTGTCGGAACCGTGCCACTGGCAACCTCGCTGGTAGCCGCCCAGTGCCCAGCCGGGCAGCGCTGCGATCCGATCGCGGCCGAGGCGCAGCGCCGGTTCCTGGACACCCATTCGTCAACAGAGGCCCCCGTCGTCATCCGATTGGACGCGACGGTGACGATCGACGGTACGGCGCCGCGGGTGCGCGGTCTGCTTCGCGCCATCGTGTGCCAGTTGGCGGTGCTGTATTCGCCGGAGCATCTGGCGATCGGCTGCATCGTCAGCGATTCCCGAAGATCCCACTGGGATTGGTTGAAATGGCTACCTCATCACCGGCATCCGGCCGAGGCCGTGGCTGAGCAACGCACGGTGCTGGTCATCGACACACCCGAATCGAATGTGCCCGTACCCGATGGTGTCACAGTTCTGCGGGTCGGTAACGACGAACCTGTGCTGCGCGTACTGCATTGCGGCGGCATCGACGTGTTGGACGCCCCGGATTGGCTGGACGAGGCCGAGGCGGTGGCCTGCGCCCGCCGGCTGGCTCACACTGGGGAATCGGTGCAGCGGGATGATGCATCCTGGACGCAGCTGATCGGCCTCGGACTCAAAGATATCGGTGACTTCGACCCAAAAGCACTGTGGTGCAACGTGACACAACTACTTGGCGTCCCCATCGGCAACACCGGCGACGGCCGACCGTTGTGCCTGGACATCAGAGAGGCCGCCCAGCACGGGATGGGGCCACACGGGCTGTGTGTCGGCGCTACCGGGTCGGGCAAGTCGGAGCTGCTACGCACCATCGCCCTGGGCATGATGGTGCGCACCTCGCCCGAAGTACTCAACCTGTTGTTGATCGACTTCAAAGGTGGCGCAACGTTCCTCGACTTCGCCGGCTCGGCACACGTAGCCGCCGTGGTCACCAACCTGGCCGACGAGGCGCCACTGGTAGCCCGGATGCGCGAAGCTCTGGCGGGAGAGATGAACCGTCGACAGCAACTGCTGCGTGCGGCAGGTTCGGTAAGCGCGACGGCCTACAACCAGTCGCGCGAGCCGGGTGCGAGAGTCCTTCCAGCTCTACTCGTCATCGTCGACGAGTTCTCCGAACTGCTCAGTCAGCATCCGGATTTCGCGGACACATTCGTCGCGATCGGGCGTCTGGGTCGCTCGCTGGGAATGCACCTGCTGCTCGCCAGTCAGCGGCTCGACGAGGGAAGGCTGCGCGGGCTCGAGGCGCACCTGTCTTACCGGATCTGTCTGAAGACGTTGTCGGCCAGTGAATCACGGACCGCTCTGGGTACTCTCGACGCCTACCAGCTACCCAGCGTCCCGGGTGCGGGCTTTCTGCGGGTCGCCAATGGCGAGCCGCTCCGCTTCCAGGCTGCGTGTGTGTCGGGCCCGGCGCCACGCGCGCGGGCTGTCGTTACCCCCTCGAAGGAGGTGCGGCGGTTCACCGCGTGGTCTCAAGGAGTGGCTACCCGCGAGCTCCGCGGGCCTTCGGTGCTGCACCTGGTCCTAGGCCGGCTGGCGGGCCACGGGCCCCGCGCACACCAGGTCTGGCTGCCGCCGCTGCAAGCGGCACCATCCCTGAGGTCGCTGTTGAGCGCGTGGACGCCGACCCGGTTGGCAGTGCCGATCGGGCTCGTCGACCTGCCCTACGACCAGTCGAGGCTCCCGCTAACGGTTGATTTGTCCGGTGCCGCAGGCAACGTCGTCATTGTCGGCGCGCCGCAGTCCGGCAAGTCGACCGCCCTGCGGACCCTCATCACCGCCCTGGCCGCCACCCACGATCCCCGGCGGGCGCAGTTCTACTGCCTGGATTTCGGTGGCGGCATACTCTCGTCGCTGCGGGAGCTGCCGCACGTAGGAGGGGTTGCAGACCGCGGCCGGCCCGAACTGATCTGGCGGATGATCACCGAGATCGAGACGGTGCTGCACACCCGCGAGGCCACTTGCCGTGGTGATCCGACGGCGCGGGGTGGCTTCGCGGACGTGTTCCTGGTCGCCGACGGATGGGCGAGCCTGCGTCACGAGTTCGAAGCCGTTGAACACGCCGTCACAGCGATTGCAAGTCAAGGACTTTCGTACGGCGTGCACGTGGTATTGACAGCGTCGCGCTGGGCCGAGTTGCGCCCTGCCTTGAAGGATCAGCTCGGCACCCGGATCGAGTTGCGACTGGGCGACCCGGCGGATTCCGAGCTCGACCGCAAACAGGCCCGCTACGTCCCCGGCGACCGCCCTGGGCGTGGCCTTGCCCACGACGGCTCACACATGATGATCGCGCTGCCGACACCGGACGAAATCGAGGTACGCCGAGGGACCACGGTGGCCCCTCCGATAACGCTGCTGCCCGGCGAAGTCGGCTACGAATCGGTGGTCGCCGGGGACCCCGGGGCCATCCTGCTCGGCATCGAAGAGCGCTCGTTAGCGCCTCTTGCAATAGATTTCGACCACGGCCGGCACCTGCTGATCCTTGGCGACAACGGTTGCGGAAAGACCTCCGCCTTACGGACTCTGTGCCGGGAAATACTGCGTACCGCGGACGCGGCGCAGGCCCAACTGTTCGTAGTCGACTTCCGGCGCACGCTGCTCGGCGTCGTGGACGGCGAGCAGCTCGGCGGCTACGCCATGTCGCCGGCGTCGCTGATTGCGATGCTGGCGGTCTTGGTCGACATAATGCAAGCCAGGATGCCCGGGACGGACGTCACCCAGGCGCAGCTGCGGAGCAGGTCGTGGTGGACCGGCCCGGAAATCTACGTCGTCATGGACGACTACGACCTGGTGGTTGGTTCCTCGTCGGGAAGCGAATTGCTGAAGCTGCTCGAATACCTGCCTTACGCAGCCGATCTCGGGTTACACGTCATCACAGCGCGGCGCATCGGCGGCGCATCGCGTGCGCTGTTCGAACCGCTACTCGCCGGGTTGCGCGACCTGGGATGCATGACGATGATGATGAGCGGCCGCCCGGAAGACGGGCCGCTACTCGGGCCGAGACCGCCGGTGCCGCTGCCACCGGGCCGCGGTGTTCTGTCCGCCAGTCCCGGGGTGGAGCAGCGGGTGCAGGTTGCCTGGAGCCCGCCCGGATGACCGCTCATCGTGCCGTGATTGCTGCTGG
The nucleotide sequence above comes from Mycobacterium vicinigordonae. Encoded proteins:
- the eccCb gene encoding type VII secretion protein EccCb; the protein is MRAVIEIAPPPEVPRSGASNPMVLLLPLVMSAAMLGVTIAAFCTGSPMAHQPTFLAFPALMSVSMAVTALTGRGRRRGAALNADRARYFSYLSELRREITEHAMEQRDSMMRRHPDPDVLWTLVGSTRMWEQRPDGPASWVVRIGVGTVPLATSLVAAQCPAGQRCDPIAAEAQRRFLDTHSSTEAPVVIRLDATVTIDGTAPRVRGLLRAIVCQLAVLYSPEHLAIGCIVSDSRRSHWDWLKWLPHHRHPAEAVAEQRTVLVIDTPESNVPVPDGVTVLRVGNDEPVLRVLHCGGIDVLDAPDWLDEAEAVACARRLAHTGESVQRDDASWTQLIGLGLKDIGDFDPKALWCNVTQLLGVPIGNTGDGRPLCLDIREAAQHGMGPHGLCVGATGSGKSELLRTIALGMMVRTSPEVLNLLLIDFKGGATFLDFAGSAHVAAVVTNLADEAPLVARMREALAGEMNRRQQLLRAAGSVSATAYNQSREPGARVLPALLVIVDEFSELLSQHPDFADTFVAIGRLGRSLGMHLLLASQRLDEGRLRGLEAHLSYRICLKTLSASESRTALGTLDAYQLPSVPGAGFLRVANGEPLRFQAACVSGPAPRARAVVTPSKEVRRFTAWSQGVATRELRGPSVLHLVLGRLAGHGPRAHQVWLPPLQAAPSLRSLLSAWTPTRLAVPIGLVDLPYDQSRLPLTVDLSGAAGNVVIVGAPQSGKSTALRTLITALAATHDPRRAQFYCLDFGGGILSSLRELPHVGGVADRGRPELIWRMITEIETVLHTREATCRGDPTARGGFADVFLVADGWASLRHEFEAVEHAVTAIASQGLSYGVHVVLTASRWAELRPALKDQLGTRIELRLGDPADSELDRKQARYVPGDRPGRGLAHDGSHMMIALPTPDEIEVRRGTTVAPPITLLPGEVGYESVVAGDPGAILLGIEERSLAPLAIDFDHGRHLLILGDNGCGKTSALRTLCREILRTADAAQAQLFVVDFRRTLLGVVDGEQLGGYAMSPASLIAMLAVLVDIMQARMPGTDVTQAQLRSRSWWTGPEIYVVMDDYDLVVGSSSGSELLKLLEYLPYAADLGLHVITARRIGGASRALFEPLLAGLRDLGCMTMMMSGRPEDGPLLGPRPPVPLPPGRGVLSASPGVEQRVQVAWSPPG
- the eccD gene encoding type VII secretion integral membrane protein EccD, with the protein product MSESACRVTVHCRGTNTDLSLPATMPVAELIPSILDLLGGAEQARHRLSRVGCAALPSSTTLAQNGIRDGTVLVLTQQDAQPPASRHDDAAQVVAASLAPATTSLPIRSTPGALAAVAFAATGALVIARNAFIVRTQPAPTVLAAVAVAAAALTASTLSHNAFRGPTARLTLAIVAVTFAAVAGLLAVPGVPHAPHVLLAATATAAAAVLAIRVAHCGAITLTALALAATVIAVAALAAALTGARLYVVGSMTTLACLGLIEVAPRTAMLLSGLSPTRALREEELSARTRRADKRLTSLRAGFAAVAALSAAGSAFTAHRAIPLAALTGGILLLHVRTDARRAIVFSAIGIASITTTLAIAASAAPRYGPWFAALTAALAAAAMYVGFVAPALAPSPVARRGVDAVGCIALAAAVPLACWTCGAFSAIRDLNLQP